The following coding sequences are from one Trichoplusia ni isolate ovarian cell line Hi5 chromosome 15, tn1, whole genome shotgun sequence window:
- the LOC113501180 gene encoding type II inositol 1,4,5-trisphosphate 5-phosphatase yields the protein MNHDEIKSVVQEKFLSSERVTAFLCDAKVLHPEWVKKDRLLAIVEYGDEKAVFCLFTSCYPPKSFTDLSIEIVLPIDKSFKCEIDNKPSDPEAILYLNLQSRSNKYKFEIQMTPRVDTFVDDLFRGIEAVNKVPTQPDFVWLKKYSGKINNDILTHTMALPGGVPHTQTSAPVAIRESLIKHKMSDKEYEYTFTKKFSIFCGTWNVNDKSPVIPLKGWLSVDKEPPDIYAVGFQELDLSKETFLFDQTFREDEWYNAVINYVDKRAKYVKVEKVRLVGMMLIVLIKEKHYSHVRNIVCDTVGTGIMGKMGNKGGVSIRFDLHSTSLCFVNSHLAAHVEEYERRNQDFRDICNRTRFVQPNQLPKAIKDHDHIYWLGDLNYRITELDPVTVKKLVSDNNFVPVLEWDQLKQQHKHNNVFAGYNEGDINFKPTYKYDPGTDNWDSSEKNRAPAWCDRIFWRGQNVVQLAYRSHPSLNISDHKPVSAIFNSSIKIIDEEKYRKVYEEVIKQLDKMENELIPQVKVDRTEIDFGTVRYLELQVRTITIKNIGKLPVEFEFIKKLDETNFCKEWLIVEPYKKCICAEETCEIQLKVLINKTSACKMNAGTDKLYDILVLHLYGGKDIFITINGTYQRSCFGCSIEVLVNLNMPIKEVPVGKLIELENKRDQCVSNQSTYSIPKEIWFLVDHIYLHGLKEPNLFEQPGFHSEILQIRDWLDSGSVDPIPGSIHSVAEALLLLLESTADPIIPYNLQSVCLRASANYLQCKQIIMELPEFRKNVFLYLCEFLQEALQHSAENGLDSKTLSTLFGAIFLRDNPNQTQEPQSRINKQVIDKKKAQFVYHFLVNDHSDLIFSR from the coding sequence ATGAATCACGACGAGATCAAATCTGTGGTACAGGAAAAATTCCTATCAAGCGAACGGGTTACCGCCTTCCTGTGTGACGCCAAAGTTTTGCATCCCGAATGGGTGAAAAAAGATCGGCTCTTAGCAATCGTTGAGTACGGCGATGAAAAAGCAGTATTCTGCTTGTTTACGTCATGTTACCCACCAAAGTCCTTCACAGATTTGTCAATAGAAATAGTGTTGCCGATAGATAAGAGTTTCAAGTGTGAAATTGACAACAAACCTTCCGACCCCGAGGCCATACTGTACCTGAATCTGCAATCTCgcagtaataaatataagttcGAAATTCAAATGACTCCGCGCGTAGACACCTTCGTCGACGACCTGTTCAGAGGCATCGAAGCCGTAAACAAAGTGCCAACTCAGCCAGATTTCGTCTGGCTTAAGAAGTACAGTGGGAAGATTAACAATGACATACTGACCCACACGATGGCGTTGCCGGGGGGAGTGCCGCACACCCAGACCTCGGCCCCAGTCGCCATCAGGGAGAGCCTCATCAAGCACAAGATGTCTGATAAGGAATATGAGTACACCTtcaccaaaaagttttcaatctTCTGTGGCACCTGGAATGTCAATGATAAATCACCTGTCATTCCCCTCAAGGGCTGGTTGTCTGTGGATAAAGAGCCCCCTGACATATATGCAGTTGGTTTCCAGGAGTTGGATCTGTCCAAAGAGACATTCCTGTTTGACCAGACCTTCAGAGAAGATGAATGGTACAATGCTGTCATCAACTATGTGGACAAGAGAGCAAAGTATGTGAAAGTGGAGAAGGTAAGATTGGTGGGCATGATGCTGATAgtacttattaaagaaaaacactaCTCTCATGTACGTAACATAGTGTGTGATACTGTAGGAACAGGCATTATGGGGAAAATGGGCAACAAAGGAGGTGTGTCAATAAGATTTGATCTACACAGCACTTCCTTGTGCTTTGTGAACTCCCACTTGGCAGCCCATGTTGAGGAGTATGAGAGGAGGAACCAAGACTTCAGAGATATTTGCAACCGGACCAGGTTTGTTCAACCCAACCAGTTGCCCAAAGCCATCAAAGACCATGACCACATTTACTGGCTCGGTGACCTGAACTACCGCATAACAGAATTGGACCCCGTCACTGTTAAAAAGCTGGTCAGTGATAATAATTTTGTTCCAGTACTAGAATGGGATCAACTGAAGCAGCAACATAAACATAACAATGTCTTTGCTGGTTACAATGAAGGTGACATAAATTTTAAGCCAACCTACAAGTATGACCCTGGTACGGACAACTGGGACTCCAGTGAAAAGAACCGGGCCCCGGCCTGGTGTGATAGAATTTTCTGGAGGGGACAAAATGTGGTACAGCTAGCATACAGAAGCCATCCCTCTCTAAACATTAGTGACCACAAACCTGTGTCAGCCATATTTAACtcttcaatcaaaataattgatgAGGAGAAATACCGGAAAGTATATGAAGAAGTCATTAAGCAGTTGGACAAGATGGAAAATGAATTGATTCCTCAGGTCAAGGTAGACAGGACCGAAATTGATTTTGGCACAGTACGCTACCTAGAACTGCAAGTGAGGACTAtcacaataaagaatattggtAAGCTACCAGTTGAGTTTGAGTTCATAAAGAAGTTAGATGAGACCAACTTCTGTAAGGAGTGGCTCATTGTAGAACCATACAAGAAATGCATCTGTGCTGAAGAAACATGCGAAATTCAACTTAAAGTCCTGATAAATAAGACTTCTGCTTGCAAAATGAATGCAGGAACTGACAAGTTGTATGACATCCTTGTGTTGCATTTGTATGGTGGCAAAGATATCTTCATAACAATAAACGGGACATACCAAAGAAGTTGTTTTGGTTGCTCAATAGAGGTGCTAGTGAACCTCAATATGCCAATCAAGGAGGTCCCAGTTGGAAAGCTGATTGAATTGGAGAATAAGAGGGATCAGTGTGTGTCCAATCAGTCCACATACTCCATACCTAAAGAGATCTGGTTCTTAGTCGACCATATCTACTTACATGGCCTGAAGGAGCCAAACTTGTTTGAGCAGCCGGGGTTCCATTCAGAAATACTCCAGATCAGAGACTGGCTGGACAGTGGCTCAGTGGACCCCATCCCAGGCAGTATACATTCAGTGGCAGAAGCATTATTACTTCTTCTAGAAAGTACTGCAGATCCAATCATTCCCTACAACCTACAGTCAGTCTGCTTGAGAGCTTCGGCTAATTATTTGCAGTGCAAGCAAATTATAATGGAATTACCAGAGTTCAGAAAGaatgttttcctttatttatgtgaatttttacaaGAAGCATTACAGCATAGTGCTGAAAATGGATTGGATTCAAAAACCTTGTCGACACTGTTTGGCGCCATTTTTCTTAGAGATAATCCCAATCAAACGCAGGAACCACAGTCAAGGATAAATAAACAAGTCATAGACAAGAAGAAGGCCCAGTTTGTATACCACTTTTTGGTGAATGACCATagtgatttaatattttctagatAA